One Carassius gibelio isolate Cgi1373 ecotype wild population from Czech Republic chromosome A20, carGib1.2-hapl.c, whole genome shotgun sequence DNA segment encodes these proteins:
- the LOC127938195 gene encoding tumor necrosis factor ligand superfamily member 6-like: MCVKYINGGLLVNKTGLYFVYSRVEFISPMCNSRDTYTHIMSRQRNGHNRIIMEDHQEGFCMEGSKHLWMTGCNAKPAEGALTGSHLGSLQHLRQSDWLFVNVSNPKLISKNYHSNYFGLFKIN, encoded by the exons ATGT GTGTCAAGTACATCAACGGTGGCCTTCTGGTCAACAAGACCGGTTTGTACTTCGTTTACTCCCGCGTGGAGTTTATTTCACCCATGTGCAACTCCAGAGACACTTATACACACATAATGAGTCGACAGAGAAACGGACACAACCGGATAATCATGGAAGATCACCAAGAGGGGTTTTGTATGGAGGGTAGCAAACATCTGTGGATGACCGGCTGTAATGccaagccagcagagggagccctc ACTGGCAGTCATTTAGGCTCACTTCAGCATCTCAGGCAGTCCGACTGGCTGTTTGTCAATGTCTCAAACCCCAAACTGATCAGCAAAAATTATCACAGCAACTATTTTGGCCTCTTCAAGATCAACTGA